In Leisingera sp. NJS204, the following are encoded in one genomic region:
- a CDS encoding DUF952 domain-containing protein, which produces MLIYKIFRADEWAALQAAGETTGAPIDVADGYVHFSTATQAAETAAKHFAGAEGLTLLACDADAMGADLKWEISRGGAEFPHLYRNIRLSDVVWAKPLPLAEGVHQFPEEMA; this is translated from the coding sequence ATGCTGATTTACAAGATTTTCCGGGCGGACGAATGGGCCGCACTGCAGGCGGCGGGCGAAACCACTGGCGCGCCGATTGATGTGGCGGACGGTTACGTCCATTTCTCCACCGCAACCCAGGCGGCGGAAACCGCGGCCAAGCATTTTGCCGGTGCCGAGGGGCTGACCCTGCTGGCCTGCGACGCGGACGCGATGGGGGCGGACCTGAAGTGGGAGATTTCCCGCGGCGGCGCCGAATTCCCGCATCTCTACCGCAATATCCGACTGAGCGATGTGGTCTGGGCCAAACCGCTGCCGCTGGCGGAGGGCGTGCATCAATTCCCGGAGGAGATGGCATGA
- a CDS encoding bifunctional metallophosphatase/5'-nucleotidase, whose amino-acid sequence MIARILTSVAALTLTAGAVAAEYKLTILHTNDFHARFEPINKYDSTCDGEDQAEGKCFGGTARLVTAIAEARARAEHSILVDGGDQFQGSLFYTYYKGKAAAEFMTQLGYDGMTVGNHEFDDGPEVLRGFMDAVGFPVLMSNADVSGEPALADVLKKSTVIERGGEKIGLIGLTPEDTHELASPGKNVHFSDPVAAVQAEVDRLTAEGVTKIVVLSHSGYGIDQRVAAETTGVDVIVGGHSNTYLSNRSDKAAGPYPTVVNGVQIVQAYAYGKFLGELSVTFDDAGNVISASGEPLIMDAAVSEDAATLDRIAELAQPLDEIRNKVVAETAAPVEGNRDICRVQECQMGNLVADAMLDHVRDQGVTIAIANSGGIRASLDAGAVTMGEVLTILPFQNTLSTFEISGATLIQALENGVSQVEEVKGRFPQVAGLTFSWDASAAPNEGRIRQVMVAEGGGFVPIDPAKRYLVVTNDYVRNGGDGYAMFEGDDKNAYDFGPDVADVLAGYLAAQGPYSPYTDGRISRMK is encoded by the coding sequence ATGATTGCACGCATTCTCACGTCGGTTGCAGCCCTGACCCTCACAGCCGGCGCGGTGGCGGCGGAGTACAAGCTGACCATCCTGCACACCAACGATTTCCACGCGCGGTTCGAGCCGATCAACAAATACGACAGCACCTGCGACGGTGAGGATCAGGCCGAAGGCAAGTGTTTCGGCGGCACCGCGCGGCTGGTGACGGCCATCGCGGAGGCGCGGGCGCGGGCGGAGCATTCGATTCTGGTGGATGGCGGCGACCAGTTCCAGGGTTCGCTGTTCTATACCTATTACAAGGGCAAGGCCGCGGCGGAATTCATGACCCAGCTGGGCTATGACGGGATGACCGTCGGTAATCATGAGTTTGACGACGGGCCGGAGGTGCTGCGCGGCTTCATGGATGCGGTGGGCTTTCCCGTCTTGATGTCCAATGCTGATGTCTCGGGCGAACCGGCGCTGGCGGATGTGCTGAAGAAATCCACGGTGATCGAGCGCGGCGGCGAGAAGATCGGCCTTATCGGCCTGACGCCCGAAGATACGCATGAGCTGGCAAGCCCCGGTAAGAACGTGCATTTTTCCGACCCCGTGGCGGCGGTGCAGGCAGAGGTCGACAGGCTGACCGCGGAAGGCGTGACCAAGATCGTGGTGCTGAGCCATTCCGGCTATGGCATCGACCAGCGGGTGGCGGCGGAAACCACCGGGGTGGATGTGATCGTCGGCGGCCACAGTAACACCTACCTGTCCAACAGGTCGGACAAGGCCGCTGGCCCGTACCCAACCGTGGTTAACGGGGTGCAGATCGTACAGGCCTATGCCTATGGCAAGTTCCTGGGTGAATTGAGCGTGACCTTCGACGATGCGGGCAATGTGATCAGCGCCTCAGGTGAGCCATTGATCATGGATGCCGCCGTCAGCGAAGATGCGGCCACCCTGGACCGGATTGCCGAACTGGCGCAGCCGCTGGATGAGATCCGCAACAAGGTGGTGGCGGAAACGGCCGCACCGGTTGAGGGCAACCGTGACATTTGCCGGGTGCAGGAATGCCAGATGGGAAATCTGGTGGCTGATGCGATGCTGGACCACGTGCGGGATCAGGGCGTGACCATTGCCATTGCCAACTCCGGCGGCATTCGCGCCAGTCTGGATGCCGGCGCCGTCACCATGGGCGAAGTGCTGACCATCCTGCCGTTTCAAAATACGCTGTCGACCTTTGAGATCAGCGGCGCAACCCTCATCCAAGCGCTGGAAAACGGGGTCAGCCAGGTGGAGGAGGTCAAGGGCCGCTTTCCGCAGGTTGCAGGCCTTACATTCAGCTGGGACGCCTCAGCTGCGCCGAACGAGGGCCGCATCAGGCAAGTGATGGTGGCCGAGGGCGGGGGTTTTGTGCCGATTGATCCGGCAAAGAGATACCTTGTGGTCACCAATGACTATGTCCGCAACGGCGGCGACGGTTATGCGATGTTCGAGGGCGACGACAAGAATGCCTATGATTTTGGCCCTGATGTGGCCGATGTGCTGGCAGGATATCTGGCGGCGCAAGGCCCGTATTCGCCCTATACCGACGGGCGGATATCGCGGATGAAATAG
- a CDS encoding J-domain-containing protein: MDHPLIDLINARIEAAEKDGAFDNLQGAGRPLPDCDDPENELVNRLVRESGGVPEFVSLSRELQRLRAELREAGDRSRRQEILKEMSMMDARLELARKAYTK, encoded by the coding sequence ATGGACCACCCGCTGATCGACCTCATCAATGCCCGGATCGAAGCCGCCGAGAAGGATGGCGCCTTTGACAATTTGCAAGGCGCCGGCAGGCCTCTGCCGGACTGCGATGATCCGGAGAATGAACTGGTCAACCGGCTGGTGCGCGAAAGCGGCGGGGTGCCGGAGTTTGTGAGCCTGTCGCGCGAGCTGCAGCGCCTGCGGGCAGAGCTGCGCGAGGCCGGCGACCGCAGCCGCCGGCAGGAGATCCTGAAAGAGATGTCGATGATGGATGCCCGGCTGGAATTGGCGCGTAAAGCTTATACGAAATAG
- a CDS encoding tetratricopeptide repeat-containing sulfotransferase family protein: MTLQNDLQAAFGFLNQGKFKQALKQSKAGMKRHKTHPDFPNIAGISLSGLGKHRDAVPHFKKALALAPGFHDARKNLAQTLLFLQQGGTAMKLLDRVLADLPDDQGALYLKAQAQLVQNDPEAAIATASDALARDGKQPRMLRLRAMAWKNLGDEKAALEDYQATLRLNPDDVDALTNISLPLARLMRQDEATEAAQKAVALAPENLEARRRLASQLISNGESDAARTHCLAILDLDPKDSQVLEMLARLNSREQNAELLPVAQKALKAAAPRSLDRANVSFALARIADQGGDKDGFAAHNDEANACMAAQNPYDYEDSERQFSRIMAAFPEAIPPAETEVDGPRPIYVVGMPRSGTTLTETVIGLHPDVFPLGERGVPAFLLHPYIDKGLDFPPEAARNFVAEDISRLPQMPEGTAAYVDKMPDNYRLLGHLLTAYPDARFVHLCRDPRDVALSIWRGYFSGSSLTYAYDLKAMAHRFNLYGRLMQHWRQVMPGRIYDLRYEDFVAGIEGQSRKLADFCGLTWVEDMAHPERHEGQVLTLSNTQVRQTAHTRSIGKWEKYADVLAPFIDGLDPEIWPEIKG; encoded by the coding sequence ATGACTCTTCAGAACGACCTCCAGGCAGCGTTCGGCTTTCTCAATCAGGGCAAGTTCAAACAGGCGCTGAAACAGTCCAAAGCCGGGATGAAACGGCACAAGACCCATCCGGATTTTCCTAACATCGCGGGCATCTCCCTGTCCGGGCTTGGCAAACACCGTGATGCGGTGCCGCATTTCAAAAAGGCGCTGGCCCTGGCGCCCGGCTTTCATGACGCCCGCAAGAACCTGGCGCAGACGCTTTTGTTCCTGCAGCAGGGCGGGACCGCAATGAAACTGCTGGACCGGGTGCTGGCGGATCTGCCCGATGATCAGGGCGCGCTGTATCTGAAAGCGCAGGCGCAGCTGGTGCAGAATGATCCCGAAGCGGCCATCGCCACGGCAAGCGACGCGCTCGCCCGCGATGGCAAACAGCCGCGGATGCTGCGGCTGCGCGCCATGGCCTGGAAGAACCTGGGCGATGAAAAAGCCGCGCTGGAAGACTATCAGGCCACCCTGCGCCTGAACCCTGATGACGTGGATGCGTTGACCAATATCAGCCTGCCGCTGGCCCGGCTGATGCGGCAGGACGAAGCCACAGAAGCCGCGCAAAAGGCCGTCGCCCTGGCGCCCGAAAACCTGGAGGCACGGCGGCGGCTGGCCAGCCAGCTGATCTCCAACGGAGAGTCGGATGCCGCCCGCACCCATTGCCTGGCGATACTGGATCTGGACCCCAAGGACAGCCAGGTGCTGGAAATGCTGGCCCGGCTCAACAGCCGTGAACAGAACGCAGAGTTGCTGCCGGTGGCGCAAAAGGCGCTGAAAGCGGCCGCGCCGCGCTCGCTCGACCGCGCCAACGTCAGCTTTGCCCTGGCCCGGATAGCCGATCAAGGCGGCGACAAGGACGGCTTTGCCGCCCACAACGACGAGGCAAACGCCTGTATGGCGGCGCAGAACCCCTATGATTACGAGGACAGCGAACGCCAGTTCAGCCGCATCATGGCGGCCTTCCCGGAGGCGATCCCCCCGGCCGAAACTGAAGTTGACGGCCCGCGCCCGATCTATGTGGTGGGGATGCCGCGTTCCGGCACCACGCTGACGGAAACAGTGATCGGCCTGCACCCGGATGTGTTTCCCTTGGGCGAGCGCGGCGTGCCGGCCTTCCTGCTGCATCCCTATATCGACAAGGGTCTGGATTTCCCCCCCGAGGCCGCCCGCAATTTCGTAGCCGAGGACATCAGCCGCCTGCCGCAGATGCCCGAGGGCACCGCGGCCTATGTCGACAAAATGCCCGACAATTACCGGCTGCTGGGCCATCTGCTGACCGCCTACCCGGATGCACGGTTTGTTCATCTTTGCCGCGATCCGCGCGATGTGGCGCTGTCGATCTGGCGCGGCTATTTCTCCGGCAGCTCGCTCACCTATGCCTATGATTTGAAGGCCATGGCGCACCGGTTCAACCTTTATGGCCGGCTGATGCAGCACTGGCGGCAGGTGATGCCGGGGCGGATCTATGACCTGCGCTATGAAGATTTCGTTGCCGGTATCGAGGGTCAAAGCCGCAAGCTGGCGGACTTCTGCGGACTGACTTGGGTCGAGGACATGGCCCACCCGGAACGCCACGAGGGCCAGGTTCTGACACTGTCGAACACCCAAGTGCGGCAGACGGCGCACACGCGCTCAATCGGCAAGTGGGAGAAATACGCCGATGTCCTGGCGCCTTTCATCGACGGATTGGACCCGGAGATATGGCCGGAAATCAAAGGGTAA
- a CDS encoding SOS response-associated peptidase, producing MCGRFAITLPNDAMAQLFAAQPANTLPDVPDYNVCPTNTVHAVQAGEGGRQLVPMRWGFLPQWYTAETAGPLLINARAETIAQKPAFAAACRKRRCLVPATGFYEWTKAGDGARLPWYIRRSDAAPLAFAAIWQSWGAEDPVKTCAIVTTAANEALSPIHHRMPLILEPQDWGRWLGEDGPGAARLMQPGAAGILDFHRVDPAVNSNRASGPELIEPFEDGDIPRGRLI from the coding sequence ATGTGCGGACGATTTGCCATAACCCTGCCCAATGATGCAATGGCGCAGCTGTTTGCAGCGCAGCCTGCGAACACTTTGCCGGATGTGCCTGATTATAATGTCTGCCCCACCAATACGGTGCATGCGGTGCAGGCCGGGGAGGGGGGCCGCCAGCTGGTGCCCATGCGCTGGGGGTTCCTGCCGCAGTGGTATACGGCTGAGACCGCCGGGCCGCTGCTGATCAATGCCCGCGCGGAAACCATCGCGCAAAAACCCGCATTTGCCGCCGCCTGCCGCAAACGGCGCTGCCTGGTCCCGGCCACGGGGTTTTATGAATGGACCAAAGCAGGCGATGGCGCCCGGCTGCCGTGGTACATCCGCCGCAGCGACGCAGCCCCCTTGGCCTTTGCCGCCATCTGGCAGAGCTGGGGAGCGGAAGACCCGGTCAAGACCTGCGCCATTGTCACGACCGCGGCAAATGAGGCGCTGTCGCCTATCCACCACCGGATGCCATTGATCCTGGAACCGCAGGACTGGGGCAGATGGCTGGGCGAGGACGGCCCAGGTGCCGCGCGGCTGATGCAGCCGGGGGCGGCGGGCATTCTGGATTTCCACCGGGTGGATCCGGCGGTGAACTCCAACCGGGCCAGCGGGCCGGAGCTGATTGAGCCGTTTGAGGACGGGGATATCCCGCGCGGCCGGCTGATCTGA
- a CDS encoding MarR family winged helix-turn-helix transcriptional regulator → MDSDPLDIHTLPGHLIRRLHQISVAQFMERMAEEDADLTPVQFSALAAIHRHPGIDQASVAGLIAYDRATLGKVVDRLVEKGLVARGISKADRRAREVSLTGEGEALLQRILPVVRAAQPGILTGLTDSEREIFVALLQKAAIAANGLSRAPQRDLPSRQAAE, encoded by the coding sequence ATGGACAGCGACCCTTTGGACATTCACACCCTGCCCGGCCACCTGATCCGGCGGCTGCATCAGATCTCGGTCGCCCAGTTCATGGAACGGATGGCTGAGGAAGATGCCGACCTTACCCCGGTGCAGTTCTCTGCCCTGGCCGCGATCCACCGCCATCCCGGCATCGACCAGGCCTCGGTTGCCGGGCTCATCGCCTATGACCGGGCCACCCTGGGCAAGGTGGTGGACCGGCTGGTGGAGAAGGGGCTGGTGGCCCGCGGGATCTCCAAGGCAGACCGGCGGGCGCGCGAGGTCAGCCTGACCGGCGAAGGCGAAGCATTGCTGCAACGGATCCTGCCGGTTGTGCGGGCCGCCCAGCCAGGCATCCTGACGGGCCTTACGGATTCGGAACGCGAGATCTTTGTGGCCCTGCTGCAAAAGGCGGCCATCGCCGCCAACGGCCTGAGCCGCGCGCCGCAGCGCGACCTGCCGTCCCGCCAAGCAGCCGAGTAA
- the mnmH gene encoding tRNA 2-selenouridine(34) synthase MnmH, with protein MALKFTSLQDFYAHGFDTVIDVRSPAEYAEDHVPGAISLPVLDNEERAEVGTIYVQDSPFKARKLGAALVFRNAANHIEQHLSHHEGGWKPLVYCWRGGQRSGSFTWMLQQIGWRAEVVEGGYQTYRRLVNMALYQTALPHRMVALDGYTGSAKTEVLKRAGALGVQVLDLEGLANHRGSLLGDMPTPQPSQKGFESALAGALMRLDPSRPVLVEAESSKVGQRIIPPSVWAAMKQAPRIDLQVPVAARCRYLVAAYDDILSDADGLRKKLAPLRAYRSGAVVDGWFTSIAKGDKAGLTEALMAEHYDPAYRKSRTAIGAEVAATVDAEALDDAGLDAAAAQVAAIMSSL; from the coding sequence ATGGCGCTGAAATTCACCTCCCTGCAAGACTTCTATGCCCACGGGTTCGACACCGTGATCGATGTGCGCAGCCCGGCGGAATATGCCGAGGACCATGTGCCGGGCGCAATCAGCCTGCCGGTGCTGGACAATGAGGAACGCGCCGAGGTCGGCACCATCTATGTGCAGGACAGCCCGTTCAAGGCGCGCAAGCTGGGCGCGGCGCTGGTGTTCCGCAATGCCGCAAACCACATCGAGCAGCATCTGAGCCACCATGAGGGCGGCTGGAAACCGCTGGTCTATTGCTGGCGCGGCGGTCAGCGGTCGGGGTCCTTCACCTGGATGCTGCAGCAGATCGGCTGGCGCGCCGAGGTGGTGGAGGGCGGCTATCAGACCTACCGCCGTCTGGTGAATATGGCGCTGTATCAGACTGCACTGCCGCATCGGATGGTGGCGCTGGACGGCTATACCGGATCGGCCAAGACCGAAGTGCTGAAGCGGGCCGGTGCTCTGGGCGTGCAGGTGCTGGATCTGGAGGGGCTGGCCAATCACCGCGGCTCGCTCTTGGGGGACATGCCGACGCCGCAGCCGTCGCAGAAGGGGTTTGAATCCGCCCTGGCGGGCGCCTTGATGCGGCTGGACCCCAGCCGCCCGGTGCTGGTGGAGGCGGAATCGAGCAAAGTCGGCCAGCGGATCATTCCGCCTTCGGTCTGGGCGGCAATGAAGCAGGCACCGAGGATTGACCTGCAGGTGCCGGTTGCGGCCCGCTGCCGCTATTTGGTGGCGGCTTATGACGACATCCTGTCAGACGCGGACGGTCTGCGCAAAAAGCTGGCCCCCTTGCGCGCGTATCGCTCAGGCGCGGTTGTTGATGGCTGGTTCACCAGCATTGCCAAGGGCGACAAAGCCGGGCTGACCGAGGCGCTGATGGCCGAACATTATGACCCCGCCTACCGCAAGTCCCGCACGGCTATTGGCGCAGAGGTTGCTGCCACTGTCGACGCAGAGGCGCTGGATGACGCAGGCCTGGATGCCGCAGCGGCGCAGGTGGCGGCGATCATGTCCAGTCTCTGA